Proteins encoded together in one Cardiocondyla obscurior isolate alpha-2009 linkage group LG07, Cobs3.1, whole genome shotgun sequence window:
- the Pnut gene encoding septin-7 isoform X2 encodes MSTTENQNGTAGGTQSNGIKTLLPTSSSLSTTSSTTPGVTPSSGGRVGLSNNSNTSFLYSSSTMLSREKARQVPPPTLPKYTSSFNAGSNNGGTAERLGRDREAGGSYRLASLDRLALRQRILDGEKANGEPISIQTKRELFFKGDNIISSPSVPSVPPPQPPTQALGSQVNNSVANATTTSSLTSPNTAPVYSSGALAGLNTKPRLPSATGTTTISNDASEDSNRRETARAALSSKEDSNKEASLMHHARPTPPTKPKELDGYVGFANLPNQVYRKAVKKGFEFTLMVVGESGLGKSTLINSMFLADIYSAEYPGPSLRIKKTVAVETSKVLLKENGVNLTLTIVDTPGFGDAVDNSNCWVPVIDYIESKYEEFLNAESRVTRRQIPDSRVHCCLYFVAPSGHGLKPLDVEFMQRLHDKVNIIPVIAKADTMTPDECAHFKKQILNEIAQHKIKIYEFPEVEEEEDNKLHKLLRDRVPFAVVGANTVVEHDGKKVRGRKYPWGVAEVENLEHCDFIALRNMVVRTHVQDLKDVTNNVHYENFRCRTLAGLGVDGKPTKASNKNPLAQLEEEKREHDNKMKKMETEMEQVFEMKVREKRQKLKDSETDLQRRHEQMRRSLEQQVRELEEKRRTFEAEKTAWEQQTGHSIEELRRRSLEANSKETGSMSSEGSGGGGGTLRGSRGISSLLRRHTSFKSPQESPAQIQLVIQHPEHP; translated from the exons ATGTCGACGACGGAGAACCAGAACGGTACCGCGGGCGGCACGCAGAGCAACGGCATCAAGACCCTGCTGCCGACGTCGTCCTCGTTGTCAACGACGTCTTCCACGACGCCGGGCGTCACGCCGTCGTCCGGCGGCCGCGTCGGCCTGTCCAACAACAGCAACACTTCGTTCCTGTATAGCAGCAGTACGATGCTGAGCCGGGAAAAGGCGCGGCAAGTACCGCCGCCGACCTTACCCAAGTACACGTCGAGCTTTAACGCCGGTTCGAACAACGGTGGCACGGCCGAGCGGCTCGGCAGAGACCGCGAAGCCGGCGGCAGCTATAGACTCGCCAGCCTGGACAGACTCGCATTGAGACAGAGGATACTGGACGGAGAAAAGGCGAACGGCGAGCCCATTTCG attCAGACGAAACGTGAGTTATTCTTCAAGGGTGACAACATAATCTCATCGCCGTCGGTGCCGTCCGTGCCGCCGCCCCAGCCGCCAACGCAAGCTCTCGGTTCTCAAGTAAACAATTCCGTGGCGAACGCCACGACGACCAGCAGCCTCACATCTCCGAACACGGCGCCGGTGTACTCGAGCGGAGCCCTGGCCGGGCTCAACACAAAGCCACGACTGCCATCCGCAACGGGGACAACGACAATCTCGAACGATGCCTCGGAAGACAGCAACAGGCGCGAAACGGCGCGTGCCGCGTTATCCTCCAAAGAGGACAGTAACAAGGAGGCTAGTCTGATGCACCATGCGCGACCCACCCCGCCCACCAAACCTAAAGAACTCGATGGCTACGTCGGCTTCGCGAATCTTCCCAATCAGGTGTACAGGAAGGCCGTGAAGAAAGGCTTCGAGTTCACTCTCATGGTAGTCG gGGAATCTGGTCTGGGAAAATCCACTTTGATCAATTCCATGTTCTTGGCGGATATATACAGCGCTGAATATCCTGGACCTAGTCTCAGAATTAAAAAGACAGTCGCGGTGGAAACCAGCAAAGTGCTGTTAAAAGAAAACGGCGTCAATCTCACTCTCACGATCGTCGATACTCCCGGGTTTGGTGACGCTGTGGACAACAGTAACtg ttggGTGCCGGTAATCGATTATATTGAGTCGAAATATGAGGAATTTCTTAACGCGGAATCTCGCGTGACGAGACGGCAGATCCCAGACAGTCGAGTACACTGCTGTCTTTACTTTGTCGCACCCTCTGGACATGGACTGAAACCACTGGATGTGGAATTTATGCAGCGTCTTCATGACAAAGTTAACATTATACCAGTTATTGCTAAAGCAGATACCATGACGCCAGATGAATGCGCACATTTCAAAAAGCAG ATTTTGAACGAAATTGCACAGCACAAAATAAAGATCTACGAATTCCCAGAAgttgaagaagaagaagataacAAActccataaattattaagagaCAGAGTGCCATTTGCTGTCGTAGGGGCAAATACAGTCGTCGAACACGACGGGAAAAAAGTACGAGGAAGAAAGTATCCATGGGGAGTTGCAGAAG ttGAAAATCTGGAACACTGCGACTTTATCGCGCTCCGAAACATGGTAGTAAGGACGCACGTGCAGGATTTGAAAGACGTGACGAACAACGTACACTACGAGAACTTCAGATGTCGTACTTTAGCTGGCCTAGGCGTAGACGGCAAACCAACAAAGGCCTCGAATAA GAACCCGTTGGCGCAACTAGAAGAGGAAAAACGTGAGCACGATAacaaaatgaagaaaatggAAACTGAAATGGAACAAGTTTTTGAAATGAAAGTTCGCGAGAAAAGACAGAAGCTGAAGGATTCCGAAACAGat TTACAGAGAAGGCACGAGCAAATGCGACGCTCATTAGAGCAACAAGTGCGTGAACTGGAAGAGAAAAGACGAACGTTCGAGGCGGAGAAGACTGCCTGGGAGCAGCAAACTGGCCACAGTATTGAAGAATTACGTAGACGCAGCTTAGAAGCGAATTCAAAAGA GACGGGATCGATGTCCTCCGAGGGATCTGGAGGCGGCGGGGGTACGTTGAGGGGATCCCGTGGGATAAGCAGCCTCCTTCGCCGTCACACCAGTTTCAAATCACCTCAAGAGAGCCCCGCACAGATACAGCTTGTCATACAACATCCTGAACACCCTTAG